The following proteins are encoded in a genomic region of Rattus rattus isolate New Zealand chromosome 2, Rrattus_CSIRO_v1, whole genome shotgun sequence:
- the LOC116893860 gene encoding olfactory receptor 226-like — protein sequence MFARRNSSDVTEFILVGFSGSLGLHLSLLGLFLLAYMLTVTENLVIITVIRASPSLHKPMYLFLSNLSFLEIWYISVTVPKMLLSLVSPKFQHISFTGCMAQLYFFLALACTECALLGVMAYDRYVAVCNPLRYPVIMSPGLCSLLAGGSWLSGFTISLGKVFFISRLGYCGPNVMNHFFCDVSPLLNLACSDMSAAELVDFLLALLILLGPLLLTVFSYTAILSTVLRMPSAGGRQKAFSTCASHLAVVVIFYSASLFIYARPRAIYSFDYNKLVSVVYTVLTPLINPIIYCLRNQEVKQALQKVLQRAAQVLGLSS from the coding sequence ATGTTTGCCAGAAGGAACAGCTCAGATGTGACTGAGTTCATCCTTGTAGGATTCTCGGGCTCCCTGGGGCTCCACCTAAGCCTTCTAGGACTGTTCCTGCTGGCCTACATGCTGACCGTCACAGAGAACTTGGTCATCATCACAGTCATTCGTGCCAGCCCCTCACTGCACAAGCCTATGTACCTCTTCCTCAGCAACCTGTCCTTCCTAGAAATATGGTACATTTCCGTCACAGTGCCCAAGATGCTGCTCAGCCTGGTCTCACCCAAGTTCCAGCACATCTCCTTCACAGGCTGCATGGCCCAACTCTACTTCTTCTTGGCACTGGCCTGCACCGAGTGCGCGCTCTTGGGtgtcatggcctatgaccgctatgtggcggTCTGCAACCCCCTTCGCTACCCAGTCATCATGAGCCCTGGTCTCTGCAGCCTCCTGGCTGGTGGCTCCTGGTTGTCTGGCTTCACCATTTCCCTGGGGAAGGTCTTCTTCATTTCTCGTCTGGGTTACTGTGGCCCCAACGTCATGaaccacttcttctgtgatgtgTCTCCACTGCTCAACCTCGCCTGCTCTGACATGTCAGCTGCAGAGCTCGTGGACTTCCTCCTGGCACTGCTCATCCTGTTGGGGCCCCTGCTGTTAACTGTCTTCTCCTACACAGCCATCCTCAGCACGGTGCTACGCATGCCCTCCGCTGGTGGCAGGCAGAAGGCCTTCTCCACCTGCGCCTCACACTTGGCCGTGGTGGTCATTTTCTATTCAGCCTCTCTCTTCATCTACGCCCGGCCCCGTGCCATCTACTCCTTCGACTACAACAAGCTTGTGTCCGTTGTCTACACAGTGCTCACACCCCTAATTAACCCCATCATCTACTGCCTTCGGAACCAGGAGGTCAAGCAGGCGCTGCAAAAGGTACTGCAGCGAGCAGCCCAGGTTCTAGGACTCTCCTCCTAG